The nucleotide sequence GGTGAGATATTAGAAAACTCGGGTGTGGTGTACGGTTTCGAGTGAATTTCCCGGCAATATTAGGGTTTGCTGAATGTGTTTTAGTTTTTATTAGAACATTGACGACTGATATTAGAAGAGTTGAACTGGTTATTAGAACTTCTCCGAGAGATATTAGAAAACTCAGGTGTGGAGTAGGATTTCGAGTGAATTACCCGGCAATATTGAGGGCTATCTTATCGTATTTTATTTTTATTAGAACAAATGCTGAGGTTATTAGAAAATCTGAGAGTGATATTAGAAGAACTATAGAGGATATTTGAACATTTTGATGGGTTATTAGAACATCGAACAATTATATTAGAAGTTCGGCATTTTATTAGAACTTTTCACGATATATTAGAAGATCCGAGCTGGATATTAGAAAACCGCACCCCCAATATAAAAACCAACTAGCCTCAGCTAGTTGGCTCCACTCTAGATGTTTTCAATTTCCTTAAAGACGTCAAAAGCGCCTTCACTTTTATTCGAACAGACGACACTCACCAAACCACTTGCCGGATAATATGCTGAGTGAAAGCTCACCCCGGGGTCGTAGCCCATCACATGGTATTTCGAGATACTGTCTTCCTTCTTATCAATCCATACACCATAGCCGTAAAAGCGGTCATAGTCATCATCCGTATGAATATATGGCGTTAACAATTGCTGCGTCATCACTTCGCCTAAAAGTTCAAATTTCATCAATGCTTGCCAGAAGCGATGCATGTCTTCCACAGTGATAAAAGCTCCACCGTCCGCCCCGCCTTTTACGGGAACAGAGTAAATATTCGATTTCCATGAGCCGTCTTCCTCTTCAATATAGCCCAGTGCCGTATTTCGAGGAAGTGCATCCAGTTCAAAGTATCCTGATTGCTCCATTCCTGCACGCTTGAATATATTTTCCGTCACATAATCATCAAAGCCCTTGCCGCTCACCTGTTCAACGACTAGACCAAGAAGTATATAGCCCGCATTATTATAATGGAAGCGCTCGCCTACTTTTAACTTCATCGGTTCATGCTGGAACAACGGTAAAAAATCACGGCCGTTTCGCATCAAATACATCGGCTGACTCACCCATAAATCCGCAAAATCCTCCATTACTTCTTCGTCAAAGTAATCCGGGATCCCGGCTGTATGTGTTAACAGATGGTGGATAGTTATTTCCTCATCGAATCGTGGAAACGGAATGTCCAAAATCTCGGATAACTTTGAATCAAATGAAAGCTCTCCCTTCTCTGCAAGCTGGCAAATTGCTACTGCTGTAAAGATTTTGCAACCGGAAGCAATCCCGAATCGCGTTTGCTCATTATTCAAAATGCTATGTGTACGATTCGCAAAACCGATACTGTGTTGCTGTAATAAATCATTATTTCGTTTTACTAAAACATTGCCTGAAAAATCAACTTCATTCATAACTGCTAGTACTTTTTCATTTAACATATTCATTTTCATCTTACTTCCCTTCAAATTTTGAATGATTTCAGATAAAAACTGGTTAACTACTATTTCCCGAATAATATTTTCGGAATAACAAAACTTGGCAATTTCATTTTAACATAGTAGCCTACAAATAAAAAAGGACCGCCTATAACAGTCCCTCTCATTTAACAATCCGTATCTTCCCCGGCACGCCACATATCAATTGTTTTATGGATAAAGTCTCGCAGTCCCGTCTCTTCCATGTTAATTGTCTTCTTAACCCGGATGCATCCTTTGCCATAGTTATAGCCAGTTAAGAGTGTCTCAGCGTTTTCAATTTTATCGATTGTTCCGACATAGAGGCTGACGTAATGTTTTTGCGCGTTCAATGCGAAAATATAATGTTCATCCCTACCGAAATTCAGCATCTTATAGCGAATCGACTCTTCCAATTCAGTTCCATAGGATAATATCATTTGCCTTATTGCAAGAAGCTTCTCTTTGCGCCAGTCGTCTTCGAGCATTTCTAAATATTGTTCAGCATTTTTGGCATCATATTGCATGTTAGAGTACCCCCTATATTTTTCATTTCATTATTAGTTTACATAAAATTCTTATTGTATGCACAAAAAAGCAGGCATATAAAATACGCCTGCTTGAAAATTTAGAAAGTACCATCCGGATAGCCTCCCAGAATATTGCGCTCCGCCAAATCATAGACTGCTTCGGCAAAATATTTTGAAGGTGGTACATCTGAAAATTGCTTCGTGCTTGCAGCAGATGCTTCCGTTAAAGGTAAGCTACATGCAAATATGAGTGCACCGAATGCTGCCAAAATTCTTTTTTTCATTTACTAGCTTCCTTTCTTTTATAGTTGGATTTCTTTATATTAGAAAACCTTTTCAACCCTATATTATTTTACATTATTATCTTTTCTTAACCAGAATTATAGAAAAAACCTTATTTTATATACATTAAACCAAGTCACTCTGACTGATGGGAAAGTATCCAGTTGAATTTCTTCAGTTAGATTACTTTCAATAAATGTAATGACTCTTTGCGTTACTTCACTGTAATACAACTTGCTCACCTCACCATCATCATAGCGAATGAAGAGAAAAATTTTTTGATAATTCTTGCTCAAATGATATATCCATATTTTAACATAAAATTTCTCATGCGAGAGAAGCGAAAATTCAGTCTATTTAACGATTCTTATTTGAAGCATACATGGTAACTTAAAGTTATCACAGATTGAGAGAAGGAAAATGTATGAATATTAAACATGTTACGATGTACGCTTCAAACTTTGATGCAGCAAAACAATTTTATTTAAATAAGCTGCAATTCCCTCTACTATCAGAAGAACCGGATCGCTTTACAATGAATGTTGGGGAAACGGCAGTCACTTTCATTGAGGCCCCTTGTAACGAAAAACCATTCTATCATTTTGCTTTTGACATCCCTTCAAATCATTTTGAAGAGGCGAAAGAATGGACTAAAGGAAAAGTAACATTATCGCAAGAACAAGGCGAAGATGAAGTATATTTTGAAGGGATTGATGCGAAATCGATTTACTTTGAGGACCCTGCAGGAAATATAGTAGAATTTATTTGCCGCCTTTCAGATTCTAAACAAAGTGCGGTACCGTTTACCGTTTCATCTCTGCTAAAGATGTCGGAGATGAGTATTGTCGTAAAGGATAAATTAAAATCAGTATCAGCGTTTCATGAAGTATCTATTTTTGAACGAGACCATAAAGAAATTACGGCAGAAGAATTAACATTTATGGGCGCACGTGAAGATGCATCCTATCTTTTATTCGTAAATGAGGGGCGCACATGGTTCTTCTCAAATAAGAATGCTGAAGTTTTCCCCGTTGAGGTTTTATTAACGAATGGAGTAATGATGAAAATTGACGAAGGTCTGGAATTGGTGAGTTCAAATCGAATTTGAAGATGCTTACTATAAAAAAACGAGCTTGGTCCTACAAGCTCGTTTGTGCAATATGTACTATACTCTGTATTACTAAATCGATCTCATTGTTATCCTTAATAACAAATAAATGGTCGGCTTCCTTTTCTGTTGGATCCACTATGTCTTCTTTGAGAGATTCTACATGCTGCCTAACAAGCAGTTCCTCAAAATTTGTAATTGGACCCCTAAATATATTTGTACTTCTTTGACTTTGTTTTACTCTGGAATGGAGTACATCATGCGATATATCAAAGTGAACCAATATCCGCACAAAATCTTCAGCTGGGAATAATTCCTCAAGTAAATATTTTCGACCTTTGAGGCTTCGATTCGAGTTGCAAATAATAAAATGAAAATCTGTATGTTCTTTGGCATAATCGACCATTAACTCAGAAAGCGAATGTTTAAGTATATTTGGTCCTTCATCTCGTTGTAACTTCTTATAATAAGTATTAAGAAATTGAGCGTGGTTGTCCTGGTCGATTACAAAAGAATTGCTTAATTGTTTTTCTAAAGCATGAGCAAATGTAGTTTTACCGGAATGGGTTTTGCCCACTGTCATAATTACTAATCTTTTCATTGTTAAAACCTCTTTTATTAAACTTGAATATTATCTTTTCCCCTGCTATTCGTCTCACCTTTAAACATGTACCGGATGCCTTTACCTGCAAGCGGTTCATCTGTATACCTTGGTAAAACATGAAAATGAGCGTGAAAAATATGCTGTCCGCCAATCTCTCCACAATTCCACCCCAGATTATATCCTTGAGGTTGGTATGTCTTATCCAAGTAATCTTTCACATCTTGAAGAAGTGTATATGTGGCATTCCATTCATCTATTGTTAAGTCAAACGCCGTTTCTCGATGTAATTTAGGTACTATTACGCCAGAACCTTCAAGTTGGATACCTTTCTTTTGGTATTGTTCTACTTGTAAAAACCAACAATGTTCATTGCTTAAAACAATTTTTTGAGTTGGCTCTAATTCTGGATGACAAAATATACAATCTTTCATTCTGTTTCACACATCCTCACTAATTTACAATCTGTTCTATTATGGATTTAAAATTGAAGTAAATTCTTTTATAAACGGAAAGTTCCCTTCATCAACTTCTGCTTTCAATCGTTCTAATGCCATGATTGCTTCTTGTTTTAACTCTTCAGGATACAGATATTTTATACTGTTCACTTCAAATTCATCTTCGTCCACAACTTCCCAATCGTGATTTTTCCTTTTTATAAAATCTAAATCCAAATCTACAAAACTAAGTTCATTTTGATTTAAAACTGACGGCATTGCGACATTACAATATGCTGAAACAACGGCCCCTTCTTCGACTTCCAACGCTGCGGTAAACCATTTATTGAAAGGAAAATATTCAATCGACGTATTATTAATTGTGTAAACGTTATTTTTAGAATGATGCACTAACTTCCTCCCTGATTTGCATAAAACAAGTATGTATTCAGGTGTCGTTTCTAGTATTTCGCCTTCCCATTCATAATGAGGTATATCTGGAAACTTCAACGCTTTAATTTTCAGCATATTATTCAAATAACTCTCCTCCGAATACATTTTAAATTTATCACACTAAGTATTTTATACTCCCATTCATATTAACATAAATTACCAAGCTAAATTTACGACATTTTTGGCACTAAAAAAGCATTACCCGTCTCAAGGTAATGCTCCTCATTTTAAATTAAATGTTATCATTTTTCTTTTGATGAATCAGTTGAATTAACTGATCGATTTTTTCATTTTTTTCTTGATCCAATTTTTGTTTCATTTCCATAAATTTTATCGCTTTCACAATAAAATAAACTACAAAAATAATGATAACTAAGTTAATTAGAATTGGTAACAACCCGAATAAAGCAAACACGCCTATACCACCGCCATCATACAACATTTCCATCACTCCATCTCGATAGATCCTTTTATTATATCATTAAATAAAGTAGGGGTATTATGACTTATTGTGGCTGCGCTAATTTTTTTCCTGTTCAATAAACAGTACATTGTTTTGTCTAGCTATTCTATAAATCTCACTTTTGTCTTCATATAGGAAATACTCGTTTAATGGTATCCGAATTGAATTACCGTCATCTGATTTAAAATTGTATTCTTCATATCTATTCGTGCCATCATTGTAGTATTCAAGCGCTACTTCTTTAATTTCAGTCCATTGAAACGATTTCCCATCGAATAAATTATGCGACACAACTTTTTCTTTTCCTATATATGTATAGCTTAATACCGATAAATATAAAACAAAGAAACCGCCTGCAATAAAAACAACTAATAGGCTATAAGTGAATTTGTTTTGTCTGATTAGCGGGATGATGAATCCGACAAATAATAACAAACTTGCAACTAGAACCAGGTTGAAATTTAAACGATGCGGAA is from Solibacillus isronensis and encodes:
- a CDS encoding serine hydrolase domain-containing protein yields the protein MKMNMLNEKVLAVMNEVDFSGNVLVKRNNDLLQQHSIGFANRTHSILNNEQTRFGIASGCKIFTAVAICQLAEKGELSFDSKLSEILDIPFPRFDEEITIHHLLTHTAGIPDYFDEEVMEDFADLWVSQPMYLMRNGRDFLPLFQHEPMKLKVGERFHYNNAGYILLGLVVEQVSGKGFDDYVTENIFKRAGMEQSGYFELDALPRNTALGYIEEEDGSWKSNIYSVPVKGGADGGAFITVEDMHRFWQALMKFELLGEVMTQQLLTPYIHTDDDYDRFYGYGVWIDKKEDSISKYHVMGYDPGVSFHSAYYPASGLVSVVCSNKSEGAFDVFKEIENI
- a CDS encoding DUF1801 domain-containing protein, with translation MQYDAKNAEQYLEMLEDDWRKEKLLAIRQMILSYGTELEESIRYKMLNFGRDEHYIFALNAQKHYVSLYVGTIDKIENAETLLTGYNYGKGCIRVKKTINMEETGLRDFIHKTIDMWRAGEDTDC
- a CDS encoding S-layer homology domain-containing protein; this encodes MKKRILAAFGALIFACSLPLTEASAASTKQFSDVPPSKYFAEAVYDLAERNILGGYPDGTF
- a CDS encoding VOC family protein, whose translation is MNIKHVTMYASNFDAAKQFYLNKLQFPLLSEEPDRFTMNVGETAVTFIEAPCNEKPFYHFAFDIPSNHFEEAKEWTKGKVTLSQEQGEDEVYFEGIDAKSIYFEDPAGNIVEFICRLSDSKQSAVPFTVSSLLKMSEMSIVVKDKLKSVSAFHEVSIFERDHKEITAEELTFMGAREDASYLLFVNEGRTWFFSNKNAEVFPVEVLLTNGVMMKIDEGLELVSSNRI
- a CDS encoding AAA family ATPase; the protein is MKRLVIMTVGKTHSGKTTFAHALEKQLSNSFVIDQDNHAQFLNTYYKKLQRDEGPNILKHSLSELMVDYAKEHTDFHFIICNSNRSLKGRKYLLEELFPAEDFVRILVHFDISHDVLHSRVKQSQRSTNIFRGPITNFEELLVRQHVESLKEDIVDPTEKEADHLFVIKDNNEIDLVIQSIVHIAQTSL
- a CDS encoding HIT family protein, whose protein sequence is MKDCIFCHPELEPTQKIVLSNEHCWFLQVEQYQKKGIQLEGSGVIVPKLHRETAFDLTIDEWNATYTLLQDVKDYLDKTYQPQGYNLGWNCGEIGGQHIFHAHFHVLPRYTDEPLAGKGIRYMFKGETNSRGKDNIQV
- a CDS encoding DUF402 domain-containing protein, with translation MLKIKALKFPDIPHYEWEGEILETTPEYILVLCKSGRKLVHHSKNNVYTINNTSIEYFPFNKWFTAALEVEEGAVVSAYCNVAMPSVLNQNELSFVDLDLDFIKRKNHDWEVVDEDEFEVNSIKYLYPEELKQEAIMALERLKAEVDEGNFPFIKEFTSILNP